One segment of Akkermansiaceae bacterium DNA contains the following:
- a CDS encoding DUF4212 domain-containing protein produces MSQQPSSEHCRRYWYKNIILVLVMLLVWFLVSLGSGILFRDWLDANFPHVGNAPFGFWMAQQGSIICFVMLLIIYKVLMNRLEGEEGFTSKK; encoded by the coding sequence ATGAGTCAACAACCGTCTTCCGAACACTGCCGCCGCTATTGGTATAAAAACATCATCCTCGTCCTCGTGATGCTCCTTGTCTGGTTCCTGGTCAGCCTGGGTTCAGGAATCCTGTTCCGGGATTGGTTGGATGCCAACTTCCCCCATGTTGGCAACGCCCCCTTTGGCTTCTGGATGGCCCAGCAGGGGTCGATTATCTGTTTTGTAATGCTTCTGATCATCTACAAAGTCCTGATGAACCGACTCGAAGGTGAGGAGGGATTCACATCGAAAAAATAG
- the sufT gene encoding putative Fe-S cluster assembly protein SufT: MQTEIITNREVNAVQIPSGDPFVLPAGTAVIITQTLGGSYTVATQSGLARISSDDADALGIDHNDTSGSAAGNDDLPADASLEDRIWNQLKQVFDPEIPVDIVNLGLVYDCSLSEADGKTTANVKMTLTAPGCGMGPVIAADAQARIMTLAGIDEAHVDLVWDPPWNQDMISEEGRMKLGMV; encoded by the coding sequence ATGCAGACCGAGATCATTACCAATCGTGAAGTCAATGCTGTGCAAATCCCGAGCGGTGACCCATTTGTTCTCCCCGCAGGCACCGCCGTGATCATTACCCAGACCCTGGGAGGCTCCTATACCGTGGCGACGCAGTCAGGGCTGGCACGTATTTCCTCTGATGATGCTGATGCCCTGGGGATTGATCATAACGACACTTCCGGCTCGGCAGCAGGCAATGACGACCTTCCGGCAGATGCCAGTCTCGAGGACCGGATTTGGAATCAGCTCAAACAGGTTTTTGATCCGGAAATCCCGGTGGACATTGTCAATCTGGGTCTGGTTTACGACTGTTCACTCAGTGAGGCGGACGGCAAGACCACCGCCAACGTCAAGATGACCCTGACGGCACCAGGCTGTGGCATGGGGCCTGTGATTGCTGCTGACGCGCAAGCGCGGATCATGACTCTGGCAGGGATTGATGAGGCCCACGTTGACCTAGTCTGGGACCCCCCGTGGAACCAGGATATGATTTCCGAGGAAGGGCGTATGAAGCTCGGGATGGTTTGA
- a CDS encoding zinc-dependent peptidase yields MTGVIIIISVVALIACGFIAQAAIIKARRKRWLALRLTESQRVKISRDFKLFARLPGHIRDELEGLMHVFIHEKSFEACGGLDQVTVHMQHVIAAQACLLLVNRQHDYYRRLRSILLYPTAYKAKDEHGEESIRLGESWHSGSVILAWESVVAGGRNEEDGHHVTLHEFAHQLDQVDGAADGVPELSGTGSYRAWARVFSNAYDRFTRKLENGKRSSIDEYGATNPAEFFAVATETFYEKPQQLHEEFPEVYQQLVGYYRVDPLEWQP; encoded by the coding sequence ATGACCGGTGTCATCATCATCATCTCGGTCGTCGCGTTGATAGCATGCGGTTTCATCGCGCAAGCGGCAATCATCAAAGCTCGCCGCAAACGCTGGCTGGCACTGCGGCTTACTGAAAGCCAGCGCGTGAAAATCAGCAGGGACTTTAAATTGTTTGCCCGGCTTCCTGGTCATATTCGCGATGAACTCGAAGGTTTGATGCATGTGTTCATCCATGAAAAATCATTCGAGGCCTGCGGCGGACTGGATCAGGTCACCGTACACATGCAACACGTGATCGCTGCGCAAGCTTGCCTGTTACTGGTAAATCGGCAACACGACTATTACCGTCGATTGCGCAGTATCCTACTCTACCCTACAGCCTATAAAGCCAAGGACGAACACGGTGAAGAGAGTATCCGGCTCGGAGAGAGCTGGCACTCAGGCAGCGTTATCCTGGCATGGGAAAGTGTTGTCGCAGGAGGTCGCAATGAAGAGGACGGGCACCACGTTACCCTGCACGAGTTCGCCCATCAGCTTGACCAGGTCGATGGTGCCGCAGACGGTGTTCCCGAACTCTCCGGCACGGGTTCCTACCGGGCATGGGCACGTGTTTTTTCCAATGCCTATGACCGCTTTACACGGAAACTTGAAAATGGAAAGCGGTCATCCATCGATGAATACGGTGCTACCAATCCCGCCGAGTTTTTCGCCGTGGCCACAGAAACCTTCTACGAAAAACCCCAACAACTCCACGAGGAATTTCCAGAGGTCTACCAGCAGCTGGTCGGTTACTACCGGGTTGACCCGTTAGAGTGGCAACCCTGA
- the hisA gene encoding phosphoribosylformimino-5-aminoimidazole carboxamide ribotide isomerase, which translates to MTRFRPCIDLHAGQVKQIVGGTLLDSGEGPKENFVSDRPPAWFADLYRDADLTGGHVIQLGTGNADAAREALSAWPGGMQLGGGINIRNAVEWLEAGASHVIVTSWLFDDDGKFREDRLRELANEVGRENIVVDLSCRRTGSGWTVAMNRWQTLTHIDVTHPTLETLAEWCAEYLIHAADVEGLCGGIDAELVDLLGAWAGIPMTYAGGVATMDDLHLVSSRSGGHVDVTVGSALDVFGGSGVKFEDMLAWNSRTE; encoded by the coding sequence ATGACCCGATTCCGCCCCTGTATTGATCTTCACGCCGGTCAGGTGAAACAAATCGTCGGAGGGACTTTGCTCGATTCCGGGGAAGGCCCTAAGGAGAACTTCGTTTCCGACCGTCCGCCTGCATGGTTTGCCGATCTCTATCGCGATGCCGATCTAACGGGGGGGCATGTTATTCAGCTTGGCACGGGAAATGCCGATGCAGCCCGTGAGGCCCTCTCGGCCTGGCCGGGAGGGATGCAGTTGGGTGGGGGAATCAATATCCGCAATGCGGTCGAATGGCTTGAGGCCGGGGCATCGCATGTCATCGTGACCTCATGGCTCTTTGACGACGATGGTAAATTCCGCGAGGATCGCCTCCGCGAACTGGCCAATGAGGTCGGGCGCGAAAACATCGTGGTGGATCTAAGTTGCCGCCGCACAGGGTCCGGCTGGACGGTTGCCATGAACCGATGGCAGACTCTGACCCACATCGATGTGACCCACCCCACCTTGGAAACTCTCGCCGAGTGGTGCGCGGAGTATCTCATTCATGCCGCCGATGTCGAAGGACTCTGCGGCGGTATCGATGCCGAATTGGTTGATTTGTTAGGGGCATGGGCGGGTATACCGATGACTTATGCCGGTGGTGTGGCAACCATGGATGACCTTCACCTCGTTTCCAGCCGCAGCGGGGGGCATGTGGATGTGACGGTGGGAAGTGCCCTGGATGTTTTTGGTGGCAGCGGTGTGAAATTTGAAGACATGTTAGCCTGGAACTCCCGAACTGAATGA
- a CDS encoding leucyl/phenylalanyl-tRNA--protein transferase, producing the protein MELIPPHVLLGAYTEGVFPMAEDGEIYWFSPLMRGLIPVDDHFHIPRGLKRTINKNTFELRINTAFREVMDGCGDRAETWIDQVITDSYCQLHDLGYAHSFESWDDEGLQGGLYGVAIGKAFFGESMFSRKTDASKVALVHLVDWMRDKGFILLDTQWMTDHLRQFGGFEVPREEYLNLLAEALAETGETD; encoded by the coding sequence ATGGAGCTAATCCCCCCCCACGTCCTCCTCGGTGCCTATACCGAGGGGGTGTTTCCGATGGCCGAGGACGGTGAAATCTACTGGTTCTCTCCCCTGATGCGGGGACTCATCCCTGTAGACGATCATTTTCATATCCCACGCGGGCTCAAGAGAACGATTAACAAGAACACCTTCGAGCTGAGGATCAACACCGCATTCCGCGAGGTGATGGACGGCTGCGGCGACAGGGCGGAGACATGGATTGACCAGGTTATCACGGACAGCTACTGCCAGCTCCATGACTTGGGTTACGCCCATTCCTTTGAGTCCTGGGATGATGAAGGCCTCCAGGGGGGACTCTATGGAGTGGCTATCGGCAAGGCGTTTTTTGGCGAGAGTATGTTTTCCCGCAAGACCGATGCCAGCAAGGTGGCGCTGGTTCATCTGGTCGACTGGATGAGGGACAAGGGGTTTATCCTCCTCGACACGCAGTGGATGACGGATCACCTGCGTCAGTTCGGTGGTTTTGAAGTCCCACGCGAAGAATACTTGAACTTACTTGCAGAGGCACTTGCAGAAACGGGTGAGACCGATTAG
- a CDS encoding 50S ribosomal protein L9 produces MATTEVILREKIENLGSEADVVTVKAGYARNYLVPEGKAYEANKANLKHLESLNALRIKREAEEHQTAQDLAAKINKLKLDFTLETGQGGKAFGSITTIDIHKELADKGIEVDRHAIQLDSPIKTSGKQNLEIKLHSDVTATLKINVKAEGDDTAE; encoded by the coding sequence ATGGCCACTACAGAAGTTATTCTCCGCGAAAAAATCGAAAACCTCGGCTCCGAGGCTGACGTCGTCACCGTTAAGGCTGGCTACGCCCGCAACTACCTCGTCCCCGAAGGCAAAGCCTACGAAGCTAACAAAGCGAACCTCAAGCACCTTGAGTCCCTCAACGCCCTGCGCATCAAACGCGAAGCCGAGGAACACCAGACAGCCCAGGACCTCGCAGCCAAGATCAACAAGCTCAAACTCGACTTTACCCTCGAGACGGGCCAGGGCGGCAAGGCATTCGGCTCCATCACCACCATTGATATTCACAAGGAACTCGCCGATAAAGGCATTGAGGTGGACCGTCATGCCATCCAGCTTGACTCCCCCATCAAGACATCCGGCAAGCAAAACCTAGAGATCAAGCTGCACTCCGATGTGACAGCGACCTTGAAGATCAACGTCAAGGCTGAAGGCGACGACACAGCTGAATAA
- a CDS encoding alpha/beta fold hydrolase — MTGEQLRVCVEGHLLNRMVMHPDGEVRAEAVFYHGQGDYAERYLEVLYPFTEHGIRCTITELPGHGYSPGRRGHCGDTPLLDAVIQDTLSSFAGLPYGVMGHSMGGLLAARHLVLSGRGGLPAPAFAWLSSPLFKPSLNRSALFIRILRLLAPLVPSLTVSTGVKPEMCRIKPEQAVTDPEPGDQQARARHQLWHSRISLGWGAALLDIEKLVYDGLKDIPQDIPLLYTQGGDDPVCRPELAREMYAQFPNRSKRYDEMKGLLHEPFRGDGSESFFAVLGAWLESLSLNPRLCPTRPEA, encoded by the coding sequence ATGACCGGAGAGCAACTGCGGGTATGTGTGGAAGGACACCTTCTGAATCGCATGGTCATGCACCCCGACGGCGAGGTAAGGGCAGAGGCTGTTTTTTACCACGGACAGGGGGATTACGCAGAACGCTACCTCGAGGTGCTGTATCCGTTCACAGAACACGGTATCCGTTGTACCATCACGGAACTGCCCGGACATGGCTATAGCCCGGGGAGGCGCGGGCACTGCGGAGATACGCCACTTTTGGATGCTGTGATTCAAGATACGCTCAGCTCCTTCGCTGGGCTTCCCTATGGGGTGATGGGACATTCCATGGGAGGGCTGCTGGCAGCCCGGCATCTGGTGCTTTCGGGACGAGGTGGCTTGCCTGCTCCGGCCTTTGCCTGGCTTTCCTCACCCTTGTTCAAACCCAGCCTCAACAGGTCGGCGCTTTTTATCCGGATACTCCGCTTGCTGGCCCCGCTGGTACCCTCCCTGACCGTGTCCACCGGTGTGAAACCAGAGATGTGCCGGATAAAACCAGAACAAGCTGTGACCGATCCGGAACCTGGCGACCAGCAGGCGCGTGCGCGCCACCAGCTATGGCACAGCCGGATCTCCCTCGGTTGGGGAGCTGCATTACTGGATATTGAAAAGCTGGTCTACGATGGACTCAAGGACATTCCCCAGGACATCCCCTTGCTCTACACGCAGGGTGGTGATGACCCCGTATGTCGACCGGAGTTGGCGCGCGAAATGTATGCGCAATTCCCCAATCGCTCAAAACGGTATGATGAAATGAAAGGTTTGCTTCATGAGCCGTTCAGAGGCGATGGTAGCGAGTCATTCTTTGCCGTCCTCGGCGCTTGGCTGGAATCCCTGAGCCTCAATCCCAGACTTTGCCCCACGAGGCCGGAAGCGTGA
- a CDS encoding PDZ domain-containing protein, protein MKTTTNLITCVKGLAGIAFVALALPVAAIENPAPEEAPKAKGNPEAAAEEAPKENKKAAKKLAMIGLGGAPASETLSLHLGLEEGNGLTIYHVVPGSAAAKAGIESHDVLTEFDGKKIGSQQDLRDAVSARQPGDEVTLKYIHKGKAEEKKVALGERTDMPQMIPGAGNPWLQGMGDIPEADRKRMQEQMQKHIEEMRKQLEKNGGMQFDLGGLLDGAVPGKAAPNGGDKPKAGKQLKKFNFNAAASITMMDNDGSVTMKTIDGKREVIVKDKAGNIQFEGPYETEQDKAAVPDDVRDRLDRLNFGEDGKNGFRLQILPGGMVPPPVQPDENGAAE, encoded by the coding sequence ATGAAAACCACCACTAACTTGATCACTTGCGTGAAAGGGCTCGCAGGTATTGCGTTCGTCGCACTGGCACTCCCAGTTGCTGCGATTGAGAACCCTGCGCCCGAAGAAGCGCCCAAGGCAAAAGGCAACCCGGAAGCGGCTGCCGAAGAAGCGCCCAAGGAAAACAAAAAAGCAGCGAAGAAACTCGCTATGATTGGACTCGGCGGTGCCCCGGCTTCGGAGACACTGTCGCTTCACCTCGGTCTTGAGGAAGGAAATGGCCTGACCATTTATCATGTTGTCCCGGGTTCGGCTGCGGCAAAGGCCGGCATCGAATCGCACGATGTTCTAACCGAGTTTGACGGAAAAAAAATTGGCTCACAGCAGGACCTGCGTGATGCCGTTTCCGCCAGGCAGCCTGGTGATGAGGTCACCCTCAAATACATTCACAAAGGCAAAGCCGAGGAGAAAAAAGTAGCTCTCGGTGAACGTACCGACATGCCACAAATGATTCCCGGTGCCGGCAACCCCTGGCTGCAAGGAATGGGAGATATCCCAGAAGCCGACCGCAAGCGGATGCAGGAACAAATGCAAAAGCACATCGAGGAAATGCGTAAGCAGTTAGAGAAAAACGGGGGGATGCAATTTGACCTCGGTGGACTCCTTGATGGTGCCGTTCCTGGTAAGGCCGCTCCCAATGGAGGAGATAAGCCTAAAGCCGGCAAGCAGTTAAAGAAGTTCAACTTCAATGCGGCCGCATCCATCACCATGATGGACAACGATGGGTCCGTCACCATGAAGACCATTGATGGCAAACGCGAGGTTATTGTGAAGGATAAAGCTGGCAATATTCAGTTTGAAGGCCCCTACGAGACGGAACAGGATAAAGCCGCCGTGCCTGACGACGTGCGTGACCGCCTTGACCGGCTCAACTTTGGTGAAGATGGTAAAAATGGATTCCGTCTTCAAATCCTCCCTGGCGGTATGGTGCCTCCACCAGTACAACCGGACGAGAACGGGGCGGCTGAATAA
- a CDS encoding sigma-70 family RNA polymerase sigma factor yields MQASGRGTASNPAASSGYAWGQWLAENGSRMLLFARQQTRTAEDAEDVLQDALVKLARKVDEGTFDGGQESWKPYLYTAIRRLAIDLGRKNDRRSKREEKAEADRRGETGGLSDPWFESGASSDEMRNLLENGLKKLPDKFSEVIVMKIWGERTFAEIGEILGVSLNTVASRYRYGLERLRKSLEPSRCQDDI; encoded by the coding sequence ATGCAAGCCAGCGGGAGGGGGACGGCATCAAACCCCGCAGCTTCATCTGGCTATGCATGGGGGCAATGGCTTGCCGAGAACGGTTCACGGATGCTGCTTTTCGCACGACAGCAAACGCGGACCGCAGAAGATGCCGAGGATGTCCTGCAGGACGCCCTCGTCAAGCTGGCCCGCAAAGTCGATGAGGGAACCTTCGACGGTGGCCAGGAATCATGGAAACCCTACCTCTACACAGCCATCCGGAGATTGGCCATTGATCTTGGCCGAAAAAACGACCGCCGCTCCAAGCGCGAAGAAAAAGCAGAAGCCGATCGCAGGGGCGAAACCGGAGGCCTGTCCGACCCCTGGTTTGAAAGCGGGGCATCCAGCGATGAAATGCGCAACCTTCTCGAAAACGGTCTCAAAAAGCTACCCGATAAATTCTCCGAAGTCATCGTGATGAAAATATGGGGGGAGCGTACCTTTGCCGAAATCGGCGAAATTTTAGGGGTTTCCCTAAACACGGTGGCGTCCCGGTATCGCTATGGGCTTGAACGCCTTAGAAAAAGCCTCGAGCCCTCCCGCTGTCAAGATGACATCTAA
- a CDS encoding glycoside hydrolase family 92 protein — translation MENKIRSLHFLSFTLLLLCSASALGEGMKNVVPLASIQGPGKNPSAVADGVKQQPGSGEWIGVSPNAWFGWIDYPELKLKWKTPQKINKVVIYDRPTQDEHMAACVLKFSDGSEEHAFAVPNDGSPATIVFEPRTVSGMTLSVVDGVGSHIGLSELEAYYDPDARPAAKPKAFTDFVSYVDPTIETGRGRWFFCTPGSRPFGMVCASAYTRNKNQGGGGYNYNSTEILGFAQIHAWIMSGVNIMPVVGEVHANLGEKAWKSSFSHDTEVIEPGYHKLFLDRYKTQVEYTSTERTAFYRLKYREAAKARLLLQLGGFVGATSYVDGRAKLVGPTRIEGSHGMTDRLWGGPKLSHVYYVMEFDRPIQRMDGWRGAAEKFINIREFANPVQDQRLNQDKRKYLFKNLPEEQAGVSLAYGVAAGDEVKVKIGISYTSIENARRNLAAECPHWDFDQVRNDSRRVWNEWLGKIAVKGGKDELRVKFYTDLWHVLLGRHKIDDFSGDFPSYMGRAGKDGLVPLVVQSVPRDKDGKPRFHMYNSDALWLTMWNLNTLWGLGWPEVLDEFSASMVQYADVGGRLPNGPSAGGYTGIMGGNPATSLITATWQKGLLTKVDADKAYQTMMRDHPVRLSGHTGRAVQSGFEYWALANMAEEMGHGQVAKSFQPVINEWKRFYNPRTHLLSGKWIEANDWQGTFGVSHDIKGLSHLMGGNDKLAEMLNLAFEEGADSHFVYTYKHGKISYANQPGCSNAHVFNYAGHPWLSQYWVRRVSRQAYGGTNPNVGYGGHDEDQGQMGGVSALMKLGLFSLRGTCSKEPVYEITAPEFGEVTITLDPRYYAGKQFQIKTYNNSGANCYIQKAKLNGKPLLNCWFHHKDFAKGGVLEIWLGPEPNKDWGTGPDESD, via the coding sequence ATGGAAAACAAAATAAGAAGTCTCCATTTTCTGTCCTTCACACTCCTGTTGCTGTGCTCCGCCTCGGCACTGGGTGAGGGGATGAAGAACGTCGTGCCGCTGGCTTCGATCCAGGGGCCTGGTAAAAACCCGTCGGCGGTTGCCGATGGGGTCAAACAACAACCCGGCAGCGGTGAATGGATCGGCGTCAGCCCGAACGCCTGGTTCGGATGGATTGACTACCCGGAACTGAAGTTGAAATGGAAGACGCCACAAAAAATCAACAAGGTGGTGATCTATGACCGCCCGACCCAGGACGAGCACATGGCGGCCTGCGTGCTGAAGTTTTCCGATGGCTCCGAGGAACATGCCTTTGCCGTCCCTAACGACGGCTCACCGGCGACGATCGTCTTTGAGCCACGCACGGTGAGCGGCATGACGTTGTCGGTCGTGGATGGTGTTGGCTCGCACATCGGCCTCTCCGAGTTGGAGGCATACTATGATCCGGATGCCCGCCCGGCGGCGAAACCGAAGGCATTCACCGACTTTGTTTCCTATGTTGATCCGACGATTGAAACCGGGCGCGGACGCTGGTTTTTCTGCACACCCGGAAGCCGCCCGTTCGGCATGGTTTGCGCCTCGGCCTACACGCGCAACAAAAACCAGGGGGGCGGTGGCTACAATTACAACAGCACGGAAATCCTCGGCTTCGCCCAGATCCACGCCTGGATAATGTCGGGCGTCAACATCATGCCTGTCGTCGGCGAGGTGCATGCGAACCTCGGCGAGAAGGCGTGGAAGTCGTCATTTTCACACGACACCGAGGTCATCGAACCCGGGTATCACAAACTCTTTCTCGACCGCTACAAGACACAGGTGGAGTATACATCGACCGAACGCACGGCATTTTACCGCTTGAAATACCGTGAGGCGGCCAAGGCCCGGCTGCTCCTTCAGCTGGGTGGTTTTGTCGGTGCCACCAGTTATGTCGACGGTAGGGCCAAACTGGTCGGCCCCACCCGCATCGAGGGCTCGCACGGCATGACCGACCGGTTGTGGGGCGGGCCGAAGCTCTCGCACGTGTACTACGTGATGGAATTCGACCGGCCGATACAGCGCATGGACGGCTGGAGAGGGGCGGCGGAGAAGTTCATCAACATCCGGGAGTTTGCCAACCCGGTCCAAGACCAACGGCTCAATCAGGACAAACGCAAGTATCTCTTCAAGAACCTGCCCGAAGAGCAGGCCGGGGTTTCCCTCGCTTACGGGGTGGCTGCCGGCGATGAGGTGAAGGTGAAAATAGGCATCTCCTACACCAGTATTGAGAATGCGCGCCGCAACCTGGCTGCCGAGTGCCCGCACTGGGATTTTGACCAGGTGAGGAATGACTCGCGCAGGGTTTGGAATGAATGGCTTGGCAAGATCGCCGTCAAGGGGGGCAAGGATGAGCTGAGGGTTAAATTCTACACCGATCTTTGGCACGTCCTGTTAGGTCGTCATAAAATTGATGACTTCAGCGGGGATTTTCCGTCCTACATGGGCAGGGCGGGGAAGGATGGCCTGGTGCCTTTGGTCGTGCAGAGTGTGCCCAGGGACAAGGACGGGAAGCCGAGGTTTCACATGTACAACTCCGATGCCCTGTGGCTGACCATGTGGAACCTCAACACCTTGTGGGGATTGGGCTGGCCGGAGGTTCTCGATGAGTTTTCCGCATCCATGGTTCAGTATGCGGATGTCGGTGGTCGCCTGCCTAACGGGCCGAGTGCCGGGGGATACACGGGGATCATGGGCGGGAATCCGGCGACGAGCCTGATCACCGCGACCTGGCAGAAGGGGCTTCTAACCAAGGTCGATGCAGACAAGGCCTATCAAACGATGATGCGCGACCACCCGGTGCGCCTGTCCGGACACACCGGGCGCGCCGTCCAAAGTGGCTTTGAATACTGGGCGCTGGCGAACATGGCCGAGGAAATGGGCCATGGCCAGGTGGCGAAGTCTTTTCAACCCGTGATCAACGAATGGAAGCGATTCTACAATCCCAGGACCCATTTGCTCAGTGGAAAATGGATCGAGGCAAACGACTGGCAGGGCACCTTCGGCGTCTCCCATGACATCAAGGGACTCAGTCACCTGATGGGCGGAAACGACAAGCTCGCCGAAATGCTCAACCTGGCTTTTGAGGAGGGGGCGGACTCTCATTTTGTCTACACTTACAAACACGGGAAGATCAGCTACGCCAACCAGCCGGGCTGCTCGAACGCCCACGTTTTCAACTACGCCGGCCACCCCTGGCTGAGCCAGTACTGGGTTCGGCGTGTGAGTCGGCAGGCCTACGGCGGCACCAACCCGAATGTCGGCTACGGCGGTCACGATGAGGACCAGGGCCAGATGGGCGGGGTGAGCGCCTTGATGAAACTCGGGCTGTTCAGTCTCAGGGGCACCTGCTCAAAGGAACCCGTCTATGAGATCACCGCGCCGGAGTTTGGTGAGGTCACCATCACCCTCGACCCCCGGTACTATGCCGGCAAGCAGTTTCAAATCAAGACCTACAACAACAGCGGGGCAAACTGCTACATCCAGAAAGCCAAACTCAATGGCAAGCCGCTGCTCAATTGCTGGTTCCATCACAAGGACTTCGCCAAGGGCGGCGTGCTCGAAATTTGGCTGGGCCCCGAGCCCAATAAAGACTGGGGGACGGGTCCCGACGAAAGTGACTGA
- a CDS encoding PEP-CTERM sorting domain-containing protein (PEP-CTERM proteins occur, often in large numbers, in the proteomes of bacteria that also encode an exosortase, a predicted intramembrane cysteine proteinase. The presence of a PEP-CTERM domain at a protein's C-terminus predicts cleavage within the sorting domain, followed by covalent anchoring to some some component of the (usually Gram-negative) cell surface. Many PEP-CTERM proteins exhibit an unusual sequence composition that includes large numbers of potential glycosylation sites. Expression of one such protein has been shown restore the ability of a bacterium to form floc, a type of biofilm.) — protein sequence MKTLSLLLLSSALVALPAHAVTVASWDFTAASGQLNDTSGNGHNLTNGGNVTFSTSTGADFDGTNAGDLQGAYNASIEPGSIGAGQVWSIEVTGVVLDATNSFRTVYSSRSANGYGTVIYRYNSAWQFWTGKGVTPDTDKWNVVSVAAPSGEQTLTASWDGTTMSLTADNGTTSVSNSGTPTTVGFNDGSKNFAFGNGGNSISEFFLDGRIKTATIAVVPEPSTTGLLAFAGLALAFKRRRL from the coding sequence ATGAAAACCCTCAGCTTACTTCTCCTCTCATCCGCTCTTGTCGCACTGCCTGCCCACGCCGTCACCGTCGCCAGCTGGGATTTCACCGCCGCCAGCGGCCAGCTCAACGACACCTCCGGCAATGGTCACAATCTTACCAACGGAGGAAATGTGACATTCAGCACATCCACGGGCGCTGACTTCGACGGAACGAATGCTGGAGACCTTCAAGGGGCCTACAATGCCAGCATCGAACCCGGATCCATCGGAGCTGGCCAGGTATGGTCGATCGAGGTCACAGGGGTTGTGCTGGATGCTACCAACAGTTTCCGCACCGTCTACAGCAGCCGTAGTGCTAATGGATATGGAACGGTCATCTATCGTTACAATTCAGCATGGCAATTCTGGACGGGTAAGGGTGTTACTCCTGATACTGATAAATGGAATGTTGTTAGTGTAGCTGCACCATCAGGCGAACAAACCCTGACCGCCTCCTGGGACGGAACCACAATGAGTCTCACTGCGGATAACGGCACCACCTCGGTGTCGAACTCGGGCACACCGACAACCGTCGGCTTCAACGACGGCTCAAAAAATTTCGCCTTTGGCAACGGAGGAAATAGTATTTCCGAATTTTTCCTGGACGGACGCATCAAGACGGCGACCATCGCCGTGGTTCCGGAGCCGTCCACCACCGGTTTGCTCGCCTTTGCCGGGCTGGCCCTCGCTTTCAAACGGCGCAGGCTGTAA
- a CDS encoding RNA polymerase sigma factor, with product MKRGDERAFASFHQAWFDRLFRYHMALASGNETMAKDAMQETLLRVVRYVKVFKDETVFWCWLTRLAKSSIADQCRQQGRFQRLRSRLLARDTTPDVPDEDGLLAALERGLGELREDDRKLIEGKYFEGRSVRDLAQEKGLTEKAVESRLGRIRGKIKNEIETKQL from the coding sequence ATGAAAAGGGGCGACGAGCGGGCGTTTGCCTCCTTTCATCAGGCTTGGTTCGATCGGCTTTTCCGTTATCACATGGCGCTTGCCAGCGGCAACGAGACGATGGCGAAAGACGCGATGCAGGAGACCCTTCTCAGGGTGGTGCGCTATGTCAAAGTGTTCAAAGATGAAACCGTTTTCTGGTGCTGGCTCACCCGACTGGCGAAGTCTTCGATCGCTGATCAATGCCGGCAGCAGGGGCGTTTTCAGAGACTGCGGAGCCGCTTGCTGGCACGCGACACCACACCGGATGTGCCGGATGAGGACGGTCTGCTCGCGGCCCTGGAACGGGGGCTGGGTGAACTGCGCGAGGACGACCGCAAACTGATCGAAGGAAAATATTTTGAAGGACGCAGTGTGCGTGATCTCGCACAAGAGAAGGGACTAACAGAAAAGGCGGTGGAGTCACGGTTGGGCCGAATCAGAGGCAAGATCAAAAACGAAATAGAAACCAAACAACTCTAA